In Thermospira aquatica, the following proteins share a genomic window:
- the eno gene encoding phosphopyruvate hydratase, giving the protein MSTIIDVHAREIFDSRGNPTVEVEVVLEDGTMGRAAVPSGASTGEREAVELRDGDKNRLMGKGVLKAVENVNNVIAEEIVGLDALNQVEIDRIMIDLDGTDNKGKLGANAILGVSMAVAHAAANYVGLPLYRYLGGTNAKLMPVPMANIINGGKHADNKVDFQEFMIMPVGAKSLKDAVVMMAEVFHNLKSILKKAGKNTAVGDEGGFAPDIDNEEAVKYILEAIDKAGYKAGIDADFMIAMDCASSELFEEGGKKGYKFWKSNPDKIFSTDEMIELLAKWVEKYPIISIEDPFDQNDWQGYEKFTKLLGDKIQIVGDDLYVTNPAILKKGIQTKATNSILIKLNQIGTVTETIDAIQMAQKAGFTAVVSHRSGETEDTTLADLVVALNVGQIKTGSLSRTDRIAKYNQLIRIEEDLGEFAIYPGKNAFYNIFK; this is encoded by the coding sequence ATGTCTACAATTATTGATGTTCATGCTCGCGAGATTTTTGATTCTCGTGGGAATCCAACGGTTGAAGTAGAGGTGGTTCTCGAAGATGGAACAATGGGGCGTGCAGCTGTTCCCAGTGGCGCTTCTACTGGTGAAAGAGAGGCTGTAGAGCTTCGAGATGGTGACAAGAACCGTTTGATGGGGAAGGGTGTTCTTAAGGCAGTTGAGAATGTAAACAACGTGATTGCTGAGGAGATTGTTGGACTGGATGCCTTAAATCAGGTGGAGATTGATCGTATTATGATCGATCTCGATGGTACGGATAACAAGGGTAAGCTGGGAGCAAATGCTATTCTTGGGGTTTCTATGGCTGTGGCTCACGCGGCTGCTAACTATGTTGGGCTTCCTCTTTACCGCTATCTTGGTGGTACCAATGCAAAGTTGATGCCTGTTCCCATGGCAAATATTATCAATGGTGGAAAACATGCAGACAATAAGGTAGACTTCCAGGAGTTTATGATTATGCCTGTGGGTGCCAAGAGTCTCAAAGACGCTGTAGTAATGATGGCTGAAGTATTTCATAACCTGAAGTCTATCTTGAAAAAGGCAGGGAAGAATACCGCGGTTGGTGATGAGGGGGGATTTGCTCCTGATATTGACAACGAAGAAGCCGTAAAGTATATTCTTGAGGCAATTGATAAGGCTGGGTACAAAGCGGGTATTGATGCTGACTTTATGATTGCTATGGATTGTGCATCTTCCGAACTTTTTGAAGAAGGTGGCAAGAAGGGATACAAGTTCTGGAAATCCAATCCCGACAAGATCTTTTCCACAGATGAGATGATTGAACTTCTCGCAAAGTGGGTTGAAAAGTATCCCATTATTTCTATTGAGGATCCTTTTGATCAGAATGACTGGCAGGGATACGAGAAGTTTACAAAGCTTTTAGGTGATAAGATCCAGATCGTTGGTGATGATCTCTATGTTACCAACCCTGCTATCCTTAAGAAAGGTATTCAGACCAAGGCTACAAACTCTATTCTGATTAAACTTAACCAGATTGGTACGGTGACTGAAACAATCGATGCTATCCAGATGGCGCAGAAAGCAGGATTTACTGCCGTAGTGTCTCATCGAAGTGGAGAGACAGAGGATACTACTCTTGCCGATCTTGTGGTCGCCCTCAATGTAGGCCAGATCAAGACGGGTTCTCTTTCAAGAACAGATCGTATTGCCAAATACAATCAGCTTATCCGTATCGAAGAAGATCTCGGGGAATTTGCTATCTATCCCGGGAAAAATGCTTTTTACAATATTTTCAAGTAA